In one window of Chryseobacterium phocaeense DNA:
- a CDS encoding histone H1 encodes MKELIEKINAEFEAFATEANQQAEKGNKAAGTRARKSALELSKLFKEFRKVSVEEAKK; translated from the coding sequence ATGAAAGAACTAATTGAAAAAATCAACGCTGAATTCGAAGCGTTCGCAACTGAGGCTAACCAACAAGCAGAAAAAGGAAACAAAGCTGCCGGTACAAGAGCTCGTAAATCAGCTTTGGAACTTAGCAAATTGTTCAAAGAATTCAGAAAAGTTTCTGTAGAAGAAGCTAAAAAATAA
- a CDS encoding DUF3526 domain-containing protein, producing the protein MYLLLFKNFIRSQSAYLGMLFLLLSGLVSIFVGRQFIDQQKADIEHTSVYQQEHIQRYTGYIKNDLGLLLYYLKFGLVNETDNLNALSIGQRDVNPSIQSVTIRNLEGQKYDTDLKNPVSLLLGSLDLGFVIIFLFPLVIISYCYNLLSEEKEESTWILLSVQSQNPFRVLFKKFAVRFVVIAGVLLVLVLLAVFILNLKFNAVLAGFVLVSLFYIMVWFALSFWVVSWNKNSRASAAGLLCFWIVLTIIFPAVLNNFILSKYPLPEALDTAIEQREAYHEKWDTDQKPTLEKFYQHYPQFRSFGFPKENFSWLWYYAMQQMGDDESKNQSDQLKAKLWKREEMSRTLSYFVPGLHVQLQLNDLTGSGLADQLRFIEATEKFHENKRLHFYPKIFVNEPTGNINWKNFPLEYYNERSAINWWAALGPLLLFSVLFYYLGVVNFRRQTVL; encoded by the coding sequence GTGTATTTATTATTATTTAAAAACTTTATCCGTTCCCAGTCTGCCTATCTGGGAATGTTGTTCCTGCTGTTGTCGGGACTGGTAAGTATTTTTGTGGGCAGGCAGTTTATAGATCAACAGAAAGCAGATATTGAACATACTTCAGTGTATCAGCAGGAGCATATTCAAAGGTATACAGGCTATATAAAGAATGATCTGGGCCTTTTACTGTATTATCTGAAGTTTGGATTAGTCAATGAAACGGACAACCTGAATGCGCTGTCAATAGGGCAGCGGGACGTGAATCCATCCATCCAGAGTGTTACGATCAGGAACCTGGAAGGGCAGAAATATGATACGGATTTAAAAAATCCTGTCAGTTTGCTTCTGGGAAGCCTGGATCTGGGATTTGTGATTATTTTTCTCTTCCCGCTGGTTATTATATCCTACTGCTACAATCTTCTTTCGGAAGAAAAGGAAGAAAGTACATGGATATTACTCTCCGTGCAGTCTCAAAACCCTTTCCGGGTTCTGTTTAAAAAATTTGCAGTCCGTTTTGTGGTAATCGCCGGAGTTCTTCTGGTTCTGGTTCTTTTGGCTGTTTTTATTTTAAATCTTAAGTTCAATGCAGTGCTGGCGGGTTTTGTCCTGGTTTCGCTTTTTTATATTATGGTATGGTTTGCGCTAAGCTTCTGGGTGGTTTCCTGGAATAAAAACTCCAGGGCTAGTGCGGCCGGACTTCTGTGCTTCTGGATTGTGCTGACGATTATCTTTCCTGCGGTTCTCAATAATTTTATTTTAAGCAAATATCCTTTGCCGGAAGCTTTGGATACTGCTATTGAACAGCGGGAAGCGTATCATGAAAAATGGGATACGGATCAAAAACCGACCCTGGAAAAGTTCTACCAGCATTATCCGCAGTTCAGATCATTTGGCTTTCCGAAAGAAAATTTCAGCTGGCTCTGGTATTACGCCATGCAGCAGATGGGAGATGATGAGTCGAAAAATCAATCGGATCAGCTGAAGGCAAAACTCTGGAAGAGGGAAGAAATGAGCCGAACGCTTTCTTATTTTGTGCCGGGTTTGCATGTACAGCTTCAACTGAATGACCTGACGGGTTCCGGACTGGCGGATCAGCTGAGGTTTATAGAGGCCACCGAAAAGTTCCATGAAAACAAAAGACTTCATTTCTATCCTAAGATTTTTGTAAATGAGCCTACAGGGAATATCAACTGGAAAAACTTTCCGCTGGAATATTATAATGAACGGAGTGCCATCAACTGGTGGGCTGCACTCGGTCCGCTGCTGTTGTTCAGTGTACTTTTTTATTATTTAGGGGTAGTCAATTTCAGAAGGCAGACGGTTTTGTAA
- a CDS encoding DUF3526 domain-containing protein, which translates to MRISIIRLISIQLWKQSLQNRAVIFLLLILSVLFVFAAYTGWKDYKVQEDIRIKHQAEVRHQWEEKPDKHPHRMAHYGYLIFRARYPLSFFDYGLERYMGNSVFLEAHKQNTVNFSEAGFSSGMLRFGEVSTAMILQTLIPLFIFFLGFSCISAERENNTLKVLLSQGVRWKELLAGKILGLLYLVGMVFMPVMLLSVVMWLFLTGFKFNITEFLRLLLIGGTYFLYFFIVCSICVLVSAVSKTSRSSLIKLIGLWLLFIVIIPRTAQAFGAYLHPAPSKIDFDTKVENELVKTGDSHDPNDIYYKGIKDSLLQAYKVETVEELPFNYSGYIMAEGEKISSGIYNRHWARQLEIYDEQNSVNHSLSFINPFQAVRDLSMALTGSDFNSYVSYQGQVESYRYQLAQLMNKLQMENISNKKPKENEKPYTISRDHWNELPDFKYQYLSQTALFQNEVASVLSLLVWALGLLVVLHFMSKKIKVS; encoded by the coding sequence ATGAGAATATCTATTATCCGTCTGATTTCCATACAGCTTTGGAAACAGTCATTACAGAACAGGGCGGTTATTTTTCTTCTGCTGATCCTCAGTGTCCTATTTGTATTTGCAGCCTATACCGGCTGGAAGGATTATAAAGTACAGGAAGATATCAGGATAAAACACCAGGCAGAGGTACGCCATCAGTGGGAAGAAAAACCGGACAAGCATCCTCACAGAATGGCGCATTACGGCTATCTGATCTTCAGGGCGAGATACCCATTAAGCTTTTTTGACTACGGTCTGGAGCGGTATATGGGGAATTCCGTATTTCTGGAAGCTCATAAACAGAATACCGTTAATTTTTCCGAAGCCGGCTTTTCATCGGGAATGCTGCGTTTTGGGGAAGTAAGTACAGCCATGATCCTTCAGACCCTGATTCCTTTATTCATATTTTTTCTCGGATTCAGCTGTATTTCGGCGGAACGGGAAAATAATACCCTGAAAGTTTTGCTGAGCCAGGGTGTACGATGGAAAGAACTGCTGGCAGGGAAGATCCTGGGACTGTTATACCTCGTAGGAATGGTTTTTATGCCTGTTATGCTTCTGTCAGTCGTGATGTGGCTTTTCCTCACCGGCTTTAAGTTTAATATAACTGAGTTTTTACGTTTATTATTGATTGGTGGGACTTATTTTCTCTATTTCTTTATCGTATGCAGTATCTGCGTACTGGTGTCTGCAGTGAGCAAAACCTCAAGATCTTCTCTGATCAAACTGATAGGGCTGTGGCTTTTGTTTATCGTAATTATTCCGAGAACGGCACAGGCTTTTGGGGCTTACCTTCATCCGGCACCGTCAAAGATAGATTTCGATACAAAAGTAGAAAATGAGCTCGTGAAAACGGGAGACAGCCATGACCCCAATGATATTTACTATAAGGGAATAAAAGATTCCCTGCTGCAGGCTTATAAAGTAGAAACCGTGGAGGAACTGCCTTTTAATTACAGTGGTTATATTATGGCTGAAGGAGAGAAAATCAGCTCCGGGATTTATAACAGACACTGGGCAAGACAGCTTGAGATTTATGATGAGCAGAATAGCGTGAATCATTCACTTTCTTTTATCAACCCTTTCCAGGCGGTGAGAGATCTGTCTATGGCACTTACAGGATCAGATTTTAATTCCTATGTCAGCTATCAGGGGCAGGTGGAAAGTTACAGGTATCAGCTGGCTCAGCTGATGAATAAACTGCAGATGGAAAATATCAGTAATAAAAAGCCAAAGGAAAATGAAAAGCCATACACCATCAGCAGGGACCATTGGAATGAACTTCCTGATTTTAAGTATCAATACCTCAGCCAGACCGCATTGTTTCAGAATGAAGTGGCGTCTGTGCTTTCCCTTTTGGTGTGGGCATTGGGCCTTCTGGTTGTCCTTCATTTTATGTCTAAAAAAATAAAAGTAAGTTAA